The Methanoregula boonei 6A8 genome has a window encoding:
- a CDS encoding GNAT family N-acetyltransferase translates to MTAIVRRATPADIGPILALGTADPAFGVSPRIRFYEREELAEWIAEPGENFLLVIGDAGEICGFCFAKRMSSHWAYLDNFYVRPGVRGHGHGRLLMQALLDLLQGEKIAYLSTLVAESDPFLAEYFRAGGMTPEKKYVWLERFVGDKTSGTSP, encoded by the coding sequence ATGACCGCGATCGTGCGCCGGGCCACACCAGCCGATATCGGCCCGATCCTCGCGCTTGGCACCGCCGACCCGGCCTTTGGCGTGAGCCCCCGGATCCGGTTCTACGAGCGTGAGGAACTGGCGGAATGGATCGCAGAGCCGGGCGAAAATTTCCTGCTGGTAATCGGTGATGCCGGGGAGATCTGCGGGTTTTGCTTTGCAAAACGCATGTCCTCCCACTGGGCGTACCTGGACAACTTCTATGTCCGGCCCGGTGTGCGCGGCCACGGACACGGGCGGCTCCTGATGCAGGCACTTCTTGACCTGCTACAGGGGGAAAAGATCGCGTACCTGTCCACGCTTGTGGCAGAATCGGACCCTTTTCTTGCAGAGTATTTCCGGGCAGGGGGCATGACCCCGGAAAAGAAGTACGTCTGGCTGGAGCGGTTCGTGGGCGACAAAACCTCCGGCACTTCCCCCTGA
- a CDS encoding PKD domain-containing protein gives MKYSTILSLVLLLCLLCLPFATAESQAGTATLSSGASGITALRASDISGTDTTTEPTMEPVTVPTEEPTIAPTTEVTTQPTENPTIAPTTEETTVPTTETPTLAPTTEETSVPTVMPTDTVTTAETTSPVPGPYAPVASFTASPTSGNGPLTVQFTDTSINSPTMWYWDFGDGSSAGTTASPAHTYTDPGTYTVTLTASNQYGSDTITQYDIVTVNGQVMSNGAIYAQSVPYGATIYVNGDSYGTAPVTINNLFAGTYSVMAYMSGYTTDVRTITVYSGQTTGYYPSLQPSPNPPGTLGSIYAQSSPAGATIYVNGVSYGTSPRTINNLLPGTYSVMAYLSGYAADSRTITVTSGQTTSYSPVLQSLPNPANTGAIFAQSTPDGAAIYLNGVYQGVSPLTITGLSPGTYTLKATLSGYSDDVQRITTSAGRVSFYSPAFYPSPQPVGSGQGIIAVYANVNGAPVYFDNAYEGNVTSGVLYVTVSTTGTPVQTVRVESTGYIPYTTSLTQWPGNGETVKVQATLVPAPVPTTKKSPVPTLLSLGALLGAGALVLLARQQKKR, from the coding sequence ATGAAATACAGTACTATTCTTTCCCTGGTACTCCTGCTCTGTCTTCTCTGCCTGCCGTTTGCAACCGCAGAGTCACAGGCCGGGACTGCCACCCTCTCTTCCGGGGCATCCGGTATTACGGCGTTAAGAGCCTCGGACATATCCGGTACCGACACCACGACCGAGCCCACGATGGAGCCGGTCACGGTGCCAACCGAGGAGCCGACCATTGCTCCTACAACTGAAGTGACCACGCAACCAACCGAGAATCCAACGATAGCGCCCACAACTGAAGAGACCACTGTGCCGACCACAGAGACGCCAACCCTCGCTCCAACGACCGAGGAAACTTCTGTACCTACGGTAATGCCGACGGATACTGTCACAACGGCTGAGACCACCTCACCGGTCCCGGGGCCGTACGCGCCGGTTGCCAGTTTTACGGCCTCTCCTACCTCCGGTAACGGACCGCTTACCGTCCAGTTCACGGACACATCCATTAACAGCCCGACCATGTGGTACTGGGACTTTGGCGATGGTTCCAGTGCAGGTACGACTGCCTCACCAGCCCACACCTATACAGACCCGGGCACATACACGGTGACCCTGACTGCAAGCAACCAGTACGGCTCGGATACGATCACCCAGTATGATATTGTTACGGTGAACGGGCAGGTAATGAGCAACGGCGCGATCTATGCCCAGTCCGTCCCGTACGGGGCTACGATCTACGTAAACGGCGATAGTTACGGGACTGCGCCGGTCACCATCAACAACCTTTTTGCGGGCACCTATTCGGTTATGGCCTACATGAGCGGCTACACAACCGATGTGCGCACGATCACGGTATACTCCGGCCAGACCACCGGATATTACCCGTCCCTCCAGCCCTCGCCCAACCCGCCGGGAACGCTCGGCTCCATCTACGCCCAGTCATCCCCTGCCGGGGCAACCATCTACGTGAACGGGGTATCGTACGGGACCTCGCCGCGCACGATCAACAACCTGCTCCCCGGCACGTACTCGGTCATGGCCTACCTGAGCGGCTATGCCGCAGACTCCCGGACCATCACGGTTACTTCGGGCCAGACTACCAGTTACTCGCCGGTCCTCCAGTCCCTGCCCAATCCGGCAAATACCGGCGCAATCTTTGCGCAGTCGACCCCGGACGGCGCAGCGATTTATCTAAACGGCGTATACCAGGGTGTCTCCCCGCTCACCATCACGGGTCTTTCCCCCGGCACCTACACGCTCAAGGCCACGCTGAGTGGGTACTCCGATGATGTGCAGCGGATAACGACAAGCGCCGGCCGGGTCTCGTTTTATTCCCCGGCGTTCTATCCGTCCCCGCAACCCGTTGGCTCCGGCCAGGGGATAATCGCGGTGTACGCAAACGTGAACGGCGCCCCGGTATATTTCGACAATGCCTATGAAGGAAATGTCACGAGCGGCGTACTCTATGTGACCGTGTCAACTACAGGAACACCTGTCCAGACCGTCCGGGTCGAGAGCACCGGCTATATCCCGTATACCACAAGCCTCACGCAGTGGCCCGGGAACGGCGAGACCGTGAAGGTCCAGGCAACGCTTGTTCCTGCACCGGTCCCCACGACCAAAAAATCGCCCGTTCCCACACTACTTTCCCTGGGTGCACTGCTGGGTGCCGGGGCCCTTGTCCTCCTCGCACGGCAGCAGAAGAAACGTTAA
- a CDS encoding cupin domain-containing protein, with protein MTGTGREDLREKVLAVNDLVAYQPGTVASRMIVFKKAGTITAFSFAAGEGLSEHTAPYDAVLMVTDGVADVQIAGTPFTVKAGELIILPANKPHAVYAHGQFKMLLTMIRE; from the coding sequence ATGACCGGTACGGGAAGGGAAGATCTCAGGGAAAAAGTGCTTGCCGTAAACGACCTTGTTGCGTACCAGCCCGGCACGGTGGCAAGCCGGATGATCGTGTTTAAAAAAGCCGGCACCATCACCGCGTTCTCCTTTGCCGCAGGAGAGGGGCTCTCCGAGCACACCGCCCCGTACGACGCGGTGCTGATGGTAACTGATGGTGTGGCAGACGTACAGATCGCCGGCACCCCCTTCACGGTAAAGGCCGGGGAGCTGATCATTCTCCCGGCAAACAAGCCGCACGCGGTGTATGCGCACGGGCAGTTTAAGATGCTCCTGACCATGATCCGCGAATAA
- a CDS encoding ferredoxin, whose amino-acid sequence MQDIQKGISMKVTIDRMQCVSCGSCWEACPALFVQNEKDSFSQIVPEYQEKGDPGASIELPEGMDCAHDAADLCPSSIITVEE is encoded by the coding sequence ATGCAGGATATCCAAAAGGGGATATCCATGAAAGTCACCATCGACCGGATGCAGTGCGTGAGCTGTGGTTCGTGCTGGGAGGCCTGCCCCGCGCTCTTTGTACAGAATGAGAAGGACTCGTTCTCCCAGATTGTGCCCGAATACCAGGAAAAGGGAGACCCGGGGGCAAGCATCGAACTTCCCGAAGGCATGGACTGCGCACACGACGCAGCCGATCTCTGTCCCTCGTCCATCATCACAGTCGAAGAGTAA
- a CDS encoding heavy metal translocating P-type ATPase, with protein MQAGTNGGSFPVADKKNAELKITGMHCAMCAAGVEEALANVKEVKKAQVNFATETARVEFDPDVVSIHELEKAVRDAGYDVTNREVTIRIGGMMCATCVQTIEAALAALPGVVSANVNLANEQAYVTYNASLSGIAEMRHAIEDAGYQYLGIAGEVSDEAEKAARDADLHDKLLRFSLGFAVSIPLMILMWVPIGIPMQILAYGMLVVSTPVFVYVAAPIFRAAWGSLKNRVLSMDVMYAMGTGVAFVASVMGTFSIVLTSDYMFYDTAIMLAAFLMLGRYLEARAKGRTSEAIKKLAGLQAKTATVIREGKEVEVAIADLAVGDLVVVKPGSRIPVDGEVVSGESYVDESMITGEPVQPLKTKGSKVVGGTISTNGVLSVKAARIGQDTVLAQIIRLVEEAQGSKPPVQRVADVAVTYFIPVVLLIAASAFVVWYFVLHATLLLALTALISVLVIACPCALGLATPTAVTVGVGRGAELGILIRNGEALETAEKVTTVIFDKTGTLTKGKPEVTDLVATGVTRETLLSLAASVEKNSAHPLAQAVVRAAEQRHVALEPAEKFDTIGGRGVMAEVLGEPVIVGNRALMQDRGIAVPADLEARISAFEQDGKTVVLVASSGGLAGAIAIADTLKETSTEAVRRFKAHGLSTLMVTGDNPRTAEAIARMVGIDRVVAGVLPDQKAAEVKALQAKGEVVAFVGDGINDAPALAHADVGIAIGSGTDVALESGEIVLVRDDLLDAVAALELSKKVMGRIRGNIFWAFAYNAALIPVGAGILYPFTGYMFRPELAALAMAASSVTVVTLSLLLKGYIPEAKKIDH; from the coding sequence ATGCAGGCAGGAACAAACGGGGGTTCTTTTCCCGTGGCGGACAAGAAGAACGCGGAACTCAAAATCACCGGGATGCACTGTGCCATGTGTGCTGCAGGGGTTGAAGAGGCACTTGCAAACGTCAAAGAGGTCAAAAAGGCGCAGGTGAACTTTGCAACCGAGACCGCCCGGGTGGAGTTCGATCCGGACGTGGTCTCGATCCACGAACTCGAAAAGGCCGTGCGTGACGCGGGATACGATGTAACCAACCGCGAGGTGACGATCCGGATCGGGGGGATGATGTGTGCCACCTGCGTCCAGACCATCGAGGCAGCGCTCGCAGCGCTGCCCGGGGTTGTTTCGGCAAATGTCAACCTGGCAAACGAGCAGGCCTATGTCACCTATAATGCATCGCTTTCCGGGATCGCGGAGATGAGGCACGCGATCGAGGACGCAGGCTACCAGTACCTCGGGATCGCAGGGGAGGTAAGCGACGAGGCCGAAAAGGCGGCACGGGATGCCGACCTCCATGACAAACTGCTCCGGTTCTCCCTTGGGTTTGCCGTATCCATCCCGCTCATGATCCTGATGTGGGTGCCCATTGGGATCCCTATGCAGATCCTCGCGTACGGGATGCTTGTGGTCTCTACCCCGGTCTTTGTGTACGTGGCAGCCCCGATCTTCCGGGCAGCATGGGGTTCGCTCAAAAACCGGGTCCTCTCCATGGACGTAATGTACGCGATGGGCACCGGTGTTGCTTTTGTCGCAAGCGTGATGGGTACGTTCTCGATCGTTCTGACGAGCGACTACATGTTCTACGACACCGCGATCATGCTTGCCGCGTTTTTGATGCTCGGGCGGTACCTCGAGGCCCGGGCCAAGGGCCGGACCTCGGAAGCGATAAAGAAACTCGCCGGCCTCCAGGCAAAGACGGCGACCGTGATCCGCGAGGGAAAAGAAGTCGAGGTGGCGATCGCGGACCTGGCGGTCGGCGATCTCGTGGTGGTAAAACCCGGCAGCCGGATCCCGGTGGACGGCGAGGTGGTATCCGGCGAGAGCTACGTGGACGAGTCGATGATCACCGGTGAACCGGTTCAGCCCTTAAAAACAAAGGGAAGCAAAGTTGTCGGCGGCACGATCAGCACCAATGGCGTCCTCTCGGTAAAAGCTGCCCGGATCGGGCAGGACACGGTGCTTGCGCAGATCATCCGCCTTGTGGAGGAAGCGCAGGGGTCAAAGCCGCCTGTGCAGCGCGTCGCCGACGTTGCGGTCACGTACTTTATCCCGGTAGTTCTCCTCATCGCGGCCTCTGCGTTTGTCGTGTGGTACTTCGTGCTCCACGCAACCCTCCTGCTTGCCCTCACGGCGCTCATCTCGGTGCTTGTGATCGCCTGCCCCTGTGCGCTGGGCCTTGCCACCCCCACCGCAGTTACCGTCGGGGTCGGGCGCGGGGCAGAACTGGGGATCCTGATACGGAACGGCGAAGCGCTCGAAACCGCAGAGAAAGTGACCACGGTAATCTTCGATAAGACCGGCACGCTCACGAAGGGAAAGCCGGAGGTGACCGATCTGGTAGCCACCGGGGTAACCCGGGAGACGCTCCTCTCCCTTGCCGCATCGGTGGAGAAGAACTCGGCCCATCCGCTTGCGCAGGCCGTGGTCCGGGCCGCAGAGCAGCGGCATGTTGCCCTTGAACCGGCAGAGAAGTTCGATACGATCGGGGGCAGGGGAGTCATGGCCGAAGTGCTGGGCGAGCCGGTGATTGTGGGCAACCGGGCCCTGATGCAGGACCGGGGCATTGCAGTGCCGGCCGATCTTGAGGCCCGGATCAGCGCGTTCGAGCAGGACGGAAAGACAGTCGTGCTCGTGGCCTCCTCCGGCGGGCTTGCCGGGGCGATTGCAATCGCCGACACCCTCAAGGAGACAAGCACAGAGGCGGTCCGGCGCTTTAAGGCGCACGGCCTTTCAACCCTGATGGTGACCGGGGATAATCCGCGGACGGCAGAGGCCATTGCCCGTATGGTCGGTATCGACCGGGTGGTGGCAGGAGTACTGCCGGATCAGAAAGCAGCCGAGGTAAAGGCCCTGCAGGCCAAAGGCGAGGTCGTTGCCTTTGTGGGTGACGGGATCAATGATGCCCCGGCGCTTGCGCATGCCGACGTGGGGATTGCAATCGGGAGCGGGACCGATGTGGCCCTCGAGAGCGGGGAGATCGTGCTTGTGCGTGACGACCTGCTTGATGCGGTGGCGGCGCTGGAACTCTCGAAAAAAGTGATGGGAAGGATCCGGGGAAACATCTTCTGGGCCTTTGCCTACAATGCCGCACTCATACCGGTAGGGGCCGGCATCCTCTACCCTTTTACCGGCTACATGTTCCGCCCGGAGCTTGCCGCCCTTGCCATGGCCGCAAGCTCGGTCACTGTTGTTACCCTCTCACTCCTCCTCAAAGGGTATATACCGGAAGCAAAGAAGATCGATCATTAG
- a CDS encoding YHS domain-containing protein, with product MAIDPICGMTVDEKTAKFTRDYKGKKYYFCAPGCRKKFDSDPAKYAGV from the coding sequence ATGGCAATCGACCCGATCTGCGGTATGACCGTCGATGAGAAGACGGCGAAATTTACCCGTGACTACAAGGGGAAGAAGTACTATTTCTGCGCCCCGGGCTGCAGGAAGAAGTTCGATAGTGACCCTGCGAAGTACGCGGGTGTGTAA
- a CDS encoding DUF2179 domain-containing protein produces MTFFLFTPDILNYIVLPVLIFLAQIANVCMETLRIVFLSKGMKYLAPVIAFFEIIIWLLAIVGVLNNLSNIAYFLAYAFGFALGTYVGLVIEEKLSIGMVIMRIITTDGSGDGITEYLQQENYGTTCLDAKGARGGVKMIISLVNRDDVPRITRHIEETNPGAFFSIEDVRYVNQGVFRPKKQNPFTGFIHTLARPRKRV; encoded by the coding sequence GTGACGTTCTTCCTCTTCACACCCGATATTTTAAACTACATCGTCCTGCCGGTGCTCATCTTCCTTGCCCAGATCGCAAACGTCTGCATGGAGACGCTGCGGATCGTCTTCCTGTCCAAGGGCATGAAGTACCTTGCCCCGGTGATCGCGTTCTTTGAGATCATCATCTGGCTGCTGGCGATTGTCGGGGTCCTCAACAACCTCTCCAATATCGCGTACTTCCTTGCGTACGCGTTTGGGTTTGCCCTTGGGACCTACGTGGGCCTGGTCATAGAGGAGAAACTCTCGATTGGCATGGTGATCATGCGCATCATCACCACCGATGGGAGCGGGGACGGGATCACTGAATACCTCCAGCAGGAGAACTATGGTACTACCTGCCTGGATGCCAAGGGGGCCCGTGGCGGCGTAAAGATGATCATCTCACTGGTAAACCGCGACGATGTCCCGCGGATCACCCGGCATATCGAGGAGACAAATCCCGGGGCGTTCTTCTCCATCGAGGACGTGCGCTACGTCAACCAGGGGGTATTCCGGCCCAAAAAACAGAACCCCTTCACCGGCTTTATCCACACCCTTGCCCGGCCCCGGAAAAGGGTATAA
- a CDS encoding tetratricopeptide repeat protein: MQSPREDRMPVSEVPRILKRAEQYVKQTKFKEALALYDQAIRLEPKNPEGWSQRAGAKIEMERYAEAVTDCDQALLLNPNHSDAWARKALALSQLEQFVPALAAAIRATTLNANDATAWYVKGICLEETGKSEEAEIAYAKSLELEILLDIKAEKDRVGR; this comes from the coding sequence ATGCAGTCCCCAAGGGAGGACCGGATGCCGGTAAGCGAAGTTCCCCGCATCTTAAAGCGGGCAGAGCAGTACGTAAAGCAGACCAAGTTCAAGGAGGCCCTTGCACTGTACGACCAGGCGATCCGGCTCGAACCCAAAAACCCCGAGGGCTGGAGCCAGCGTGCAGGAGCAAAGATCGAGATGGAGCGCTATGCAGAGGCAGTAACGGACTGCGACCAGGCGCTTCTCCTCAACCCCAACCACTCCGATGCATGGGCAAGAAAAGCCCTTGCCCTCTCCCAGCTTGAACAGTTTGTCCCGGCCCTTGCCGCCGCCATCCGGGCCACCACCCTCAATGCGAACGACGCCACCGCGTGGTATGTGAAGGGGATCTGCCTTGAGGAGACGGGAAAGAGCGAGGAGGCGGAGATCGCGTACGCAAAATCGCTCGAACTGGAGATCCTTCTCGACATCAAGGCCGAGAAAGACCGGGTCGGAAGATAA
- a CDS encoding ferritin → MLSRTLEEALNRQINRELYSSYLYLGMAAYFESVNLKGFASWMLVQSNEERGHAMKFYDYVYARQGKVVLDAIEAPKSKWTSSGKVFEEVYAHEQKVTGLINNLVELATKEKDHATFEFLQWFVKEQVEEEANAALIVDKIKTLGDIPGHLFYLDHELSKRK, encoded by the coding sequence ATGTTGTCCAGAACCCTGGAAGAAGCACTGAACCGCCAGATAAACCGCGAACTTTACTCCTCGTACCTCTACCTGGGAATGGCCGCTTATTTCGAATCGGTCAACCTCAAGGGATTTGCAAGCTGGATGCTTGTGCAGTCCAACGAGGAACGGGGCCATGCCATGAAGTTCTACGACTACGTCTATGCACGCCAGGGCAAGGTTGTCCTTGATGCCATAGAGGCTCCAAAGTCAAAATGGACCTCCTCCGGCAAGGTCTTTGAAGAGGTGTATGCCCACGAGCAGAAGGTGACCGGCCTCATCAATAACCTGGTCGAGCTTGCCACAAAGGAAAAGGACCATGCAACGTTTGAGTTCCTCCAGTGGTTTGTAAAAGAACAGGTTGAAGAGGAAGCAAATGCGGCCCTGATCGTTGATAAGATCAAGACCCTTGGAGATATTCCCGGCCACCTCTTCTACCTTGACCATGAGCTTTCCAAGCGGAAGTGA
- a CDS encoding response regulator → MLSVLIIDDEEEVLSVTRMFLERFGDMKVVTSGSAKDSLSLLNNQTFDAIIVDYDMPEINGIEFLKILRSKGDATPVIIFTGVGREYAAIEALNNGANFYLKKGEEIQPQLREMVHMIRRAVEGKVVGKGIGTTQKILSDAVRFISEPAFALDRDGKVIAWNHSMEMFSGVAAADMVGKGDRVYAVPFFGRKVPLLVDMVFEDEHVIRKNNFSIISKEEGTILAWAKAPAKEGGERILWMKATPLYDGRGIFVGIIGAIRDITHSVGTDLLLQKEEESSGKVEKVDVPTGQGKMFDRLLGKSKSNYQEGLRLYYREGKYEEAIAAFDRALEIEPSHAWAWHDRGVCLRALERNEDALASISKALELSPSDEEILFTCGATLQKLGILRDDNQILSAAVDAYNQLLDKNPSDADAWNNMGICVQAMGRDDLSRQYFERAKDLRRYNKEKIRRRNLESLV, encoded by the coding sequence ATGCTCTCCGTGCTGATTATCGACGACGAGGAAGAAGTTCTCTCCGTCACCCGGATGTTTTTGGAACGGTTCGGCGACATGAAGGTGGTGACCTCGGGATCTGCAAAAGACTCCCTTTCCCTCTTAAACAACCAGACCTTTGATGCGATCATTGTTGATTACGATATGCCCGAGATCAACGGGATCGAGTTTTTAAAAATCCTCCGCTCCAAGGGGGATGCGACACCTGTTATCATCTTTACCGGGGTAGGCCGGGAATATGCAGCCATCGAGGCGCTCAACAACGGCGCGAACTTCTACTTAAAAAAAGGCGAGGAGATCCAGCCCCAGCTCCGCGAAATGGTTCATATGATCCGGCGGGCAGTTGAGGGAAAGGTGGTGGGAAAGGGCATTGGCACTACCCAGAAGATCTTAAGCGACGCAGTCCGGTTTATCTCCGAACCTGCATTTGCCCTGGACCGCGACGGCAAGGTGATCGCCTGGAACCATAGTATGGAGATGTTCTCGGGGGTTGCCGCGGCAGACATGGTGGGTAAAGGGGATCGCGTGTATGCCGTTCCCTTCTTTGGCCGCAAAGTGCCGCTTCTTGTTGACATGGTTTTTGAGGATGAACATGTTATCCGGAAGAACAACTTCTCCATTATCTCAAAGGAGGAAGGCACGATCCTTGCCTGGGCAAAGGCGCCGGCAAAGGAGGGTGGCGAGCGGATCCTCTGGATGAAGGCCACGCCCCTGTACGACGGGCGGGGGATCTTTGTGGGGATCATCGGGGCCATCCGCGATATCACCCATTCCGTGGGTACCGATCTCCTCCTCCAGAAAGAAGAAGAGAGTTCCGGGAAGGTGGAGAAGGTGGATGTCCCCACCGGGCAGGGCAAGATGTTTGACCGGCTGCTCGGGAAGTCCAAATCCAACTACCAGGAGGGGCTCCGGCTCTATTACCGGGAGGGGAAGTACGAGGAGGCGATTGCTGCCTTTGACCGGGCACTCGAGATCGAGCCCTCGCATGCATGGGCCTGGCACGACCGGGGAGTCTGCCTGAGGGCTCTGGAGAGAAACGAGGATGCCCTTGCTTCCATCTCAAAGGCGCTCGAACTCTCCCCGTCCGATGAGGAGATCCTCTTTACCTGCGGAGCAACCCTCCAGAAACTGGGAATCCTCCGGGACGACAACCAGATCCTCTCGGCGGCAGTCGACGCCTACAACCAGCTGCTGGACAAGAACCCGTCCGATGCCGATGCCTGGAACAACATGGGGATCTGCGTCCAGGCCATGGGCCGGGACGATCTCTCCCGGCAGTACTTTGAGCGGGCAAAGGATCTCCGGCGCTATAATAAGGAGAAGATCCGCCGGCGCAATCTGGAATCCCTGGTCTGA
- a CDS encoding DUF362 domain-containing protein, which produces MTSRVWFASLRARSPEDSTEAKVRKLFETAGLAACIEPRDKTAIKLHFGEKGNDSYISPVFVRQIVDKVKAAGALPFVTDTNTLYLGSRSNAVDHITTAILHGFDYAVVGAPVIIADGLTGKNMAHVAINKKHFKTVTLAGDIVAADSMIVMTHFKGHEVAGFGGAIKNLAMGCAPPAGKRAQHQAKPFSMPAVCTGCGKCTEVCPKSAITLRNKKSVIDKDLCIGCFECMTVCPVHAIEVDWETEIPLFTERMVEYAYGAVQGKAGKIGYISFLTRITPDCDCVPWSDASIVPDIGILASKDPVAIDAAACDLVNQQPGFKESLLARHHHPGEDKFSGLRPNTDGPRQLRYAEELGLGTRDYELVRL; this is translated from the coding sequence ATGACAAGCAGGGTCTGGTTTGCAAGCCTCCGGGCGCGGTCGCCCGAGGACAGTACCGAGGCAAAGGTCAGGAAGCTCTTTGAGACTGCCGGCCTTGCGGCATGTATAGAGCCGCGTGACAAAACGGCCATCAAGCTCCATTTCGGGGAGAAGGGCAATGACTCGTACATCAGCCCGGTTTTTGTCCGCCAGATTGTCGATAAGGTAAAGGCCGCAGGCGCCCTGCCGTTTGTGACGGATACAAATACGCTCTATCTTGGGAGCCGTTCAAACGCGGTGGACCACATCACGACTGCGATCCTCCATGGCTTCGATTACGCGGTGGTCGGGGCGCCGGTGATCATTGCCGATGGCCTTACCGGGAAGAACATGGCCCATGTGGCGATCAACAAGAAGCATTTCAAGACGGTTACGCTTGCCGGGGATATTGTCGCGGCAGACAGCATGATCGTCATGACGCATTTCAAGGGTCACGAGGTGGCCGGCTTTGGCGGGGCCATCAAGAACCTGGCCATGGGCTGCGCACCACCGGCGGGCAAACGGGCCCAGCACCAGGCAAAGCCGTTTTCCATGCCCGCGGTCTGTACCGGGTGCGGGAAGTGTACCGAGGTATGCCCGAAATCGGCGATCACCCTCAGGAACAAGAAATCGGTGATCGATAAGGACCTCTGCATCGGGTGCTTCGAGTGCATGACGGTCTGCCCGGTGCACGCGATCGAGGTGGACTGGGAGACCGAGATCCCGCTCTTTACAGAACGGATGGTCGAGTACGCCTATGGGGCGGTGCAGGGGAAGGCCGGGAAGATCGGGTACATCAGCTTCCTGACCCGGATTACGCCGGACTGCGACTGTGTGCCCTGGAGCGATGCGTCCATTGTCCCGGACATCGGTATCCTGGCCTCAAAAGATCCGGTGGCGATAGATGCGGCAGCCTGCGATCTGGTCAACCAGCAGCCGGGCTTTAAAGAGTCCCTCCTTGCCCGGCACCACCACCCGGGCGAGGACAAGTTCAGTGGCCTGCGGCCGAACACGGATGGTCCGCGCCAGTTGCGGTACGCAGAGGAACTTGGTCTTGGCACCCGGGACTACGAGCTGGTCCGGCTCTGA
- a CDS encoding META domain-containing protein, whose translation MQAMMKRTRTGFFALAGSTIFLALLLLAAGCTSQAPAVQLNGTEWTLVQYSQNATPVMALAGNPVTLTFGNDGNLAGSAGCNRYFASWQVSGSSLTIGQAGSTMMYCGEPGVMDQESAYLGLLPEAGSFAINSDRLVISDKSGNAILTFAKTITPASLPLVGTNWTLSSIQTRDASSSVIAGSQVTAVFDASGKMTGSAGCNNYFAGYTVRGASLTISGIGSTRMMCHDQGIMSQESAYLAALESVQGYQINGSSLVLTDNNSSSLLTFSGQQ comes from the coding sequence ATGCAAGCGATGATGAAACGAACGCGGACCGGATTTTTTGCCCTTGCAGGAAGCACGATCTTCCTTGCGCTTCTTCTTCTGGCAGCAGGATGCACCAGCCAGGCACCGGCAGTCCAGCTCAACGGCACGGAATGGACGCTTGTCCAGTACTCGCAGAATGCAACGCCCGTTATGGCCCTTGCCGGTAACCCGGTCACCCTCACCTTTGGCAATGACGGGAATCTCGCCGGATCTGCCGGGTGCAACCGTTACTTTGCCTCGTGGCAGGTTTCGGGCAGCTCGCTTACCATCGGTCAGGCCGGGTCAACCATGATGTACTGCGGCGAGCCCGGCGTAATGGATCAGGAAAGCGCCTACCTTGGCCTGCTGCCAGAAGCAGGATCCTTTGCCATAAACAGCGACCGCCTCGTCATCTCGGACAAATCGGGGAATGCCATCCTCACATTTGCAAAAACCATCACTCCTGCCTCTCTTCCGCTCGTCGGGACGAACTGGACTCTCTCATCAATCCAAACTCGCGATGCGTCATCTTCGGTTATTGCAGGCAGCCAGGTCACTGCAGTTTTCGATGCCAGCGGGAAAATGACAGGATCGGCCGGATGCAACAACTATTTCGCCGGATATACGGTACGTGGGGCATCCCTGACGATCAGTGGTATCGGGTCCACACGGATGATGTGCCATGACCAGGGTATCATGAGCCAGGAATCCGCGTACCTGGCGGCCCTTGAATCGGTCCAGGGGTACCAGATCAATGGCAGCTCGCTTGTTCTTACCGATAACAACAGTTCATCCCTCCTGACCTTCAGCGGTCAGCAATAA
- a CDS encoding type II toxin-antitoxin system HicA family toxin has translation MKIRKLIKLIESDGWSLHRQSGDQQQFRHPVKPGLVTISGHPDDEVRPGTLNSVLKQAQIKREDT, from the coding sequence ATGAAGATTCGAAAGCTGATCAAACTTATCGAATCCGATGGCTGGAGTCTCCATCGCCAGAGCGGGGATCAGCAACAGTTCAGGCATCCTGTAAAGCCGGGTCTGGTGACAATATCGGGACACCCTGACGATGAAGTAAGACCCGGCACGTTAAACAGCGTGTTAAAACAAGCTCAGATCAAAAGGGAGGATACATAA